Proteins from a single region of Antechinus flavipes isolate AdamAnt ecotype Samford, QLD, Australia chromosome 2, AdamAnt_v2, whole genome shotgun sequence:
- the ARL10 gene encoding ADP-ribosylation factor-like protein 10: protein MAPRSLSHVILLLGGAVAVLGSVLFVVWKAYFSDGSGRRRRPWWEAELSPYVGELDPDERQVLVLGLDGAGKSTILHCLSGHRAKERMAPTWGFNSVRLPTESFQMDLLEVGGSQNLRFYWKEFLSQADVLVFVVDSADRLRLPCARQELHMLLAEDPDLPVVVVANKQDKSEALSVAQLQQELDLQAFDQREFFLLPVSIPPAGPDSSPPSIHHVWTLLLDLLSQA, encoded by the exons ATGGCTCCACGGTCCCTCAGCCACGTTATCTTGTTGCTGGGTGGTGCTGTGGCCGTGCTGGGCTCGGTGCTCTTCGTTGTATGGAAGGCCTACTTCAGTGATGGTAGCGGGCGGCGGCGGAGGCCCTGGTGGGAAGCAGAGCTGAGCCCCTACGTGGGGGAG CTGGATCCAGATGAGCGACAGGTCCTGGTGCTAGGTCTGGATGGGGCTGGGAAAAGCACCATCCTGCACTGCCTCTCCGGCCATAGAGCCAAAGAGCGAATGGCTCCAACCTGGGGTTTCAATTCTGTTCGGCTCCCCACGGAGAGCTTCCAGATGGATTTGCTAGAGG TTGGTGGTAGCCAGAATCTGCGGTTTTACTGGAAGGAGTTCCTAAGCCAGGCTGATGTGCTAGTGTTTGTGGTAGATTCTGCTGACCGGCTAAGGCTACCCTGTGCTCGGCAGGAGTTGCATATGCTGCTGGCAGAAGATCCTGACTTGCCCGTGGTTGTAGTAGCTAATAAACAG GACAAAAGTGAGGCTTTGAGCGTGGCTCAGCTACAGCAAGAACTGGACCTGCAAGCCTTTGACCAGCGGGAGTTCTTCTTGCTGCCAGTGAGCATTCCCCCAGCTGGGCCAGACTCTTCACCTCCCAGTATTCACCACGTCTGGACACTGCTGTTGGACCTTCTCTCCCAAGCTTGA
- the NOP16 gene encoding nucleolar protein 16 — translation MPKAKGKNRRRKFGYNVNRKRLNRNARRKAAPKIECSHIRHAWDRSKSVQQNLAEMGLAMDPNRAVPFQRKVTAMEVDVKEKKPKKIVRKPYVLNDLEEEASLPEKKGNTLSRDLIDYVRYMIENHGENYKAMARDEKNYYQDTPKQIKSKINVYKRFYPEEFQTFIDSLQKNKMEVE, via the exons ATGCCTAAAGCGAAGGGAAAGAACCGGCGGCGGAAATTCGGTTATAACGTTAACCGGAAGCGGCTGAACCGTAACGCGCGGAGGAAAGCAGCACCGAAAATCGAATG CTCCCACATCCGTCATGCCTGGGACCGCTCCAAATCCGTGCAGCAGAACCTGGCAGAAATGGGCCTGGCTATGGACCCCAACAGGGCAGTGCCCTTCCAGAGAAAG GTAACAGCAATGGAAGTGGATGTTAAGGAAAAAAAGCCCAAGAAAATAGTTCGGAAGCCATATGTCTTGAATG acTTAGAAGAAGAGGCCAGCTTGCCTGAGAAGAAGGGTAATACCCTTTCACGGGACCTCATTGACTACGTGCGTTACATGATTGAGAATCATGGGGAGAATTATAAG GCAATGGCTCGGGATGAGAAGAATTACTATCAAGACACTCCAAAGCAGATCAAGAGCAAGATTAATGTGTATAAGCGTTTTTACCCTGAAGAGTTTCAAACCTTTATTGATTCCttgcagaaaaacaaaatggaagtagAGTGA
- the HIGD2A gene encoding HIG1 domain family member 2A, mitochondrial: MSSSGSVTPKVTFDPAHPPVIEGFSPTSQRFRDESFRDKLIRKIRENPVVPLGCLATAGALSYGLYCFHRGNSQRSQLMMRTRILAQGFTVVAILGGLVVSAMKSPRPH; this comes from the exons ATGTCATCTTCTGGGTCAGTGACTCCCAAGGTGACCTTTGACCCCGCGCACCCCCCAGTTATTGAGGGCTTCAGCCCCACCTCGCAGCGGTTCCGGGATGAGAGCTTCAGGGACAAATTAATACGCAAGATCCGCGAGAACCCGGTAGTACCGCTAG GTTGTCTGGCCACAGCTGGAGCCCTGTCTTATGGACTTTACTGCTTTCACCGGGGCAATAGCCAGAGATCCCAGTTGATGATGCGGACCAGGATCCTGGCTCAGGGCTTTACAGTGGTGGCCATCCTAGGGGGTTTGGTAGTCTCAGCCATGAAATCACCCAGGCCCCACTGA